A window of the Bradyrhizobium diazoefficiens genome harbors these coding sequences:
- a CDS encoding caspase family protein: MRRPVLSNLIFASGLLALTQLMTPTQAAAEARLALVIGQSAYRTVPELPNAANDAKGMAELLGNAGFNVTAAPNLSQNDMRQAISDFAGKVSASGADTVALVFYAGHGLQIDGENYLVPVDLDPKREADIPLQGVRLNDLLNTLGALPTRARIFMLDACRNNPFPALSGAGHGLAIVDTKAGAPGSFISYSTSPGAEAEDGSGADSPYTTAALTVAKQPNVPIEEVFKRIRIAVAQSTDGRQIPWESSSLTTDFKFFGESSQQPPASGANAMALASATRSVEDWRKDLQGKDAKAAYELVIADDTVPAYQAYIELYAQASYTPRLRTVLERRRQMLAWDRAVAINTRASFEAYLANWDNSDLAATARRLLLRVQNRNYALPVAAAAVPVAVAMAPTCPCSAPTTPATPINPTVAPVIKKRVDDTPPKRKVVDTPPKRRPPPDEVVVERAPPPGPPPEAVGVGIGLGIGLGMGMGGHGGGMGRGGDYNRGRY; encoded by the coding sequence ATGCGCCGTCCAGTCCTTTCCAATTTGATCTTTGCCTCCGGCCTTCTTGCACTCACCCAGTTGATGACGCCGACGCAGGCTGCGGCCGAAGCGCGGCTTGCGCTGGTGATCGGTCAATCCGCCTATCGTACGGTGCCGGAACTGCCGAACGCCGCCAATGACGCCAAAGGCATGGCCGAGCTGCTCGGCAATGCCGGCTTCAACGTCACCGCGGCACCCAATCTCTCGCAGAACGACATGCGACAGGCGATCTCGGATTTCGCCGGCAAGGTCAGCGCCAGCGGCGCCGACACCGTCGCACTGGTGTTCTATGCCGGCCACGGCCTGCAGATCGACGGCGAGAACTATCTCGTGCCTGTCGATCTCGATCCCAAGCGCGAGGCCGACATTCCGCTGCAGGGCGTGCGGCTGAACGATTTGCTCAACACGCTCGGCGCGCTGCCGACGCGGGCGCGCATCTTCATGCTCGATGCCTGCCGCAACAATCCGTTCCCGGCGCTGAGCGGCGCCGGCCACGGGCTCGCCATCGTCGACACCAAGGCAGGCGCGCCCGGCTCCTTCATCTCGTACTCGACCTCGCCCGGTGCCGAAGCCGAGGACGGCTCCGGCGCCGACAGTCCCTACACCACCGCGGCCCTGACGGTTGCCAAGCAACCGAACGTCCCGATTGAAGAGGTGTTCAAGCGCATCCGCATTGCGGTGGCGCAATCGACCGACGGGCGACAGATCCCCTGGGAAAGCTCCTCGCTGACGACCGACTTCAAATTCTTCGGCGAGAGCAGCCAGCAGCCTCCCGCTTCGGGCGCGAACGCGATGGCGCTCGCCAGTGCCACGCGTAGCGTCGAGGACTGGCGCAAGGATTTGCAGGGCAAGGACGCCAAGGCCGCCTATGAGCTCGTGATCGCCGACGACACGGTGCCGGCGTATCAGGCCTATATCGAGCTTTACGCGCAGGCCTCCTACACGCCGCGCTTGCGCACCGTGCTTGAGCGCCGGCGCCAGATGCTGGCGTGGGACCGCGCGGTGGCGATCAACACCCGCGCCTCCTTCGAGGCCTATCTCGCGAACTGGGACAACAGCGATCTCGCCGCGACCGCGCGGCGGCTGCTGCTCCGCGTGCAGAACCGCAACTACGCCTTGCCGGTTGCGGCCGCCGCGGTGCCGGTCGCCGTCGCGATGGCGCCGACCTGCCCATGCTCGGCACCGACAACACCGGCGACGCCGATCAACCCGACGGTTGCGCCTGTGATCAAGAAGCGCGTCGACGACACGCCGCCAAAGCGCAAGGTCGTCGACACACCGCCGAAGCGCCGGCCGCCGCCTGACGAAGTCGTTGTCGAGCGCGCACCGCCCCCCGGCCCGCCGCCCGAAGCCGTCGGCGTCGGGATCGGTCTCGGGATTGGTCTCGGCATGGGCATGGGCGGCCACGGCGGAGGAATGGGACGCGGCGGCGACTACAACCGCGGCAGGTACTGA
- a CDS encoding SulP family inorganic anion transporter — translation MPHDADAKGSKEHAWPLFRSLASYALPGDLMAGLTLAAIAIPEQMATARLGGFAPQIGFFAFMAGSLGFALLGGNRFLSCGADSTITPIFAGGLAALATAGTPEYQGLAIALALMVGAMMLTGGAFRLGGIANLLSMPVMVGFLAGISVHIIVSQLPGVLGLESPDGPTLDRIGVLASELGRTNPVTLCIGLGVLAVVVISEKISAKIPGALIGLVAATLATIALGLESKGVNVVGMVPGTLPRPTLPELALELWVRLVPLAFVITVVVMVQTAATTRSFPSDPDKPADVDRDFLGAGAGSVLSGLFGAFPVNASPPRTGIVAETGGQSQLAGLAAAVIVLLLLAFGTGLLQHVPDAALGGILLFVALRIIRTKQIATIYRQSFSEFLLIVATAGLIIVLPIQQGAFLGIVLSLLHGIWSTTRARLIEFERVPGTTIWWPAHPHITGERIAGVAVIGLQAPLSFLNAPGFRSDVTKVLSTATPQLLVLEASGMVEIDFTAAQILLDVFKACNAQGVTVTLARLESVRAQDAFERFKLFDVLPKEHVFHSVDEAVRKLAK, via the coding sequence ATGCCGCACGACGCTGACGCCAAGGGCTCAAAAGAGCATGCATGGCCGCTCTTTCGCTCGCTTGCGTCCTATGCCCTGCCCGGCGACCTCATGGCCGGGTTGACGCTGGCAGCGATCGCGATCCCCGAGCAGATGGCGACCGCGCGGCTCGGCGGTTTCGCGCCACAGATCGGCTTCTTCGCCTTCATGGCAGGCTCGCTCGGCTTTGCGCTGCTCGGCGGCAACCGCTTCCTGTCCTGCGGCGCGGATTCCACGATCACGCCGATCTTCGCCGGCGGTCTTGCGGCGCTCGCCACTGCCGGCACACCTGAATATCAGGGGCTCGCGATCGCGCTGGCGCTGATGGTGGGTGCGATGATGCTCACGGGCGGCGCGTTTCGGCTCGGCGGCATCGCCAATCTGCTGTCGATGCCGGTGATGGTCGGCTTCCTCGCCGGCATCTCCGTCCACATCATCGTATCGCAATTGCCGGGTGTGCTGGGGCTGGAATCGCCTGATGGCCCGACGCTCGATCGCATCGGCGTGCTCGCGAGCGAGCTCGGCCGCACCAATCCCGTGACGCTTTGCATCGGCCTCGGCGTGCTGGCCGTGGTCGTCATCTCCGAGAAGATCAGCGCAAAAATCCCCGGCGCGCTGATCGGGCTCGTCGCCGCGACCTTGGCCACAATCGCGCTCGGCCTCGAGAGCAAGGGCGTCAACGTCGTCGGCATGGTGCCGGGCACGCTGCCGCGACCGACACTGCCCGAGCTTGCGCTGGAGCTGTGGGTGCGTCTCGTACCACTCGCCTTCGTCATCACGGTCGTGGTGATGGTGCAGACCGCGGCCACCACGCGATCCTTCCCGTCCGATCCCGACAAGCCCGCCGATGTCGATCGCGACTTCCTCGGTGCCGGCGCCGGCAGCGTGCTATCAGGCCTGTTCGGCGCGTTTCCGGTCAATGCCAGCCCGCCGCGCACAGGCATCGTCGCCGAGACCGGCGGACAATCGCAGCTCGCAGGCCTTGCGGCGGCGGTGATCGTGCTGTTGTTGCTTGCGTTCGGAACGGGACTGCTGCAGCACGTCCCGGATGCAGCCCTTGGCGGCATCCTGCTGTTCGTGGCGCTGCGCATCATCCGCACCAAGCAGATCGCGACGATCTATCGCCAGTCGTTCAGCGAGTTTCTGCTCATCGTCGCCACCGCCGGGCTGATCATCGTGCTGCCGATCCAACAGGGTGCGTTCCTCGGCATCGTGCTGTCGCTGCTGCACGGCATCTGGAGCACGACGCGCGCAAGGCTCATCGAGTTCGAGCGCGTGCCGGGCACCACGATCTGGTGGCCGGCGCATCCGCACATCACCGGCGAGCGCATCGCCGGCGTTGCCGTGATCGGGCTGCAGGCGCCACTGTCCTTCCTCAATGCGCCCGGCTTCCGCAGCGACGTGACGAAAGTGTTGAGCACGGCGACGCCGCAATTGCTGGTGCTGGAGGCAAGCGGCATGGTCGAGATCGACTTCACCGCCGCGCAGATCCTGCTCGACGTCTTCAAAGCGTGCAACGCGCAAGGGGTCACGGTCACGCTGGCGCGGCTGGAATCGGTACGCGCGCAGGACGCATTCGAGCGATTCAAATTATTCGACGTCCTGCCGAAGGAGCACGTCTTCCACAGCGTGGACGAAGCCGTGCGCAAGCTGGCGAAATAG
- a CDS encoding Spy/CpxP family protein refolding chaperone — translation MRFVTGARHGGASFGQIRNAAVRPANFHNALNLHASTFRNGRLISNPAARAQIAAAAALAGWHGASSGWWQHVGGGYGWVGPLFWPFAYNDLYDYTIWGDGLGFWGYGYPDIYAGIFGPYGYDGLSAYLPRPPGRRQARGVALDQLCGSDRREIVGLPIDQIAAAVQPTEAQGAGLDELGNASVQAAEMIRASCPAQVAATAPGRLMAMQQRIEAMGKAVDLVQPALDKFYGSLTDEQKARFNALAEDQSRATASNTTEGSLVRNCGASAALDWPSADIEARLHPNDTQRAALQVLQDTSAKVSASLKAACQPNDVLTPPARMAAVRKRLDTMLDGVKSVRAALEDFYATLNDEQKAQFESIGPRRTS, via the coding sequence GTGCGGTTCGTAACCGGAGCCCGACATGGTGGCGCGAGCTTCGGTCAGATCCGCAACGCGGCCGTCCGTCCCGCGAATTTCCACAATGCCCTCAACCTGCACGCCAGCACCTTCCGCAACGGCCGACTGATCAGCAATCCGGCGGCGCGAGCCCAGATCGCAGCCGCGGCAGCGCTCGCAGGCTGGCATGGCGCCAGCAGCGGATGGTGGCAACATGTGGGGGGCGGTTATGGCTGGGTCGGACCGCTGTTCTGGCCGTTCGCCTATAACGATCTCTACGACTACACGATCTGGGGCGACGGTCTCGGCTTCTGGGGCTACGGCTATCCGGACATCTATGCCGGCATCTTCGGGCCTTATGGCTATGACGGTCTCTCGGCCTATCTGCCGCGACCGCCGGGACGGCGGCAAGCGCGGGGCGTTGCGCTCGATCAGCTGTGCGGCAGCGACCGACGCGAAATCGTCGGTCTGCCGATCGACCAGATCGCAGCCGCGGTGCAGCCGACCGAGGCACAAGGCGCAGGCCTCGACGAGCTCGGCAACGCCTCGGTCCAGGCGGCGGAGATGATTCGCGCATCTTGTCCGGCGCAGGTCGCAGCGACTGCGCCCGGTCGTCTGATGGCGATGCAGCAGCGCATCGAGGCGATGGGGAAAGCAGTCGACCTCGTTCAGCCTGCCCTCGATAAATTCTATGGTTCGCTCACGGACGAGCAGAAGGCCCGCTTCAATGCCCTGGCCGAGGATCAGAGTCGCGCGACGGCTTCCAACACCACCGAGGGATCGCTGGTCCGGAATTGCGGGGCGTCCGCCGCGCTCGATTGGCCCAGTGCCGACATCGAGGCGAGGCTTCATCCCAACGACACCCAGCGCGCTGCGCTGCAAGTGCTCCAGGATACCAGCGCCAAGGTCAGCGCTTCGCTCAAGGCAGCCTGCCAGCCCAACGACGTGTTGACGCCGCCGGCGCGAATGGCCGCGGTCCGCAAGCGGCTCGACACGATGCTCGACGGCGTCAAGTCTGTTCGCGCGGCGCTGGAGGATTTCTACGCGACGCTGAACGACGAGCAGAAGGCGCAGTTCGAGTCCATCGGACCGCGTCGGACGTCCTGA
- a CDS encoding FAD-binding oxidoreductase produces the protein MGTTITNNPPRPAPKALASALEQLAARFGSRLITSQAVREQHGHTTTWIVNQPPDGVVMAQETADIQDVVRICAKNGVPVIPFGTGTSLEGQVNAPAGGISIDLRDMNKVLAVHAEDLDCVIQPGVTRKALNEHLRDQGLFFPIDPGADASLGGMASTRASGTNAVRYGTMRDSVLALKVVRGDGEIITTGTRAKKSSAGYDLTHLFVGAEGTLGIISELTIRLRGIPEMIAAAAVSFETVHGACQAVILAIQTGIPVARIELLNAAQVKACNSYSKLTLPETPLLLMEFHGSEIEVDAQSKAFGEIARDCGGGDFSWTTKPEDRTKLWQARHDAYWSVKALRPGDSIGVVATDVCVPISRLADCVGETEEDLKRLNLLSPIVGHVGDGNFHCSLVCDTNDAAEMARGEEFMHRLVERAQAMDGTCTGEHGIGQGKQKYLEAELGPEALDAMRALKKALDPENIFNPGKIVPEA, from the coding sequence GTGGGTACGACCATCACCAATAATCCGCCGCGGCCGGCGCCGAAAGCCCTCGCAAGCGCGCTGGAGCAGCTTGCCGCACGCTTCGGCAGCCGCCTCATCACCTCGCAGGCCGTCCGCGAGCAGCACGGCCATACCACGACATGGATCGTCAACCAGCCGCCGGACGGTGTGGTGATGGCGCAGGAGACCGCCGACATCCAGGACGTGGTGCGCATCTGCGCCAAAAACGGCGTGCCCGTCATTCCCTTCGGCACCGGCACCTCGCTCGAGGGCCAGGTCAACGCGCCCGCCGGCGGCATCTCGATCGATCTGCGCGACATGAACAAGGTGCTCGCGGTGCATGCCGAGGATCTCGACTGCGTGATCCAGCCCGGCGTTACCCGCAAGGCGCTCAACGAGCATCTGCGCGACCAGGGCCTGTTCTTCCCGATCGATCCCGGCGCGGACGCCTCGCTCGGCGGCATGGCCTCGACGCGCGCCTCCGGCACCAACGCGGTGCGCTACGGCACCATGCGTGACAGCGTGCTGGCGCTGAAAGTCGTGCGCGGCGATGGCGAGATCATCACCACGGGCACGCGCGCCAAGAAGTCCTCTGCTGGCTATGACCTGACGCATCTGTTCGTCGGCGCCGAAGGCACGCTCGGCATCATCTCCGAACTGACCATTCGGCTCCGCGGCATTCCCGAGATGATCGCGGCGGCCGCGGTGTCGTTCGAGACCGTGCATGGGGCGTGTCAGGCCGTGATCCTGGCGATCCAGACCGGTATTCCCGTGGCGCGCATCGAGCTGCTCAATGCCGCGCAGGTGAAGGCCTGCAATTCCTATTCGAAGCTGACGCTGCCGGAGACGCCGCTGTTGCTGATGGAATTCCACGGCAGCGAGATCGAGGTCGATGCGCAGTCGAAGGCGTTCGGCGAGATCGCCAGGGATTGCGGCGGCGGCGATTTCTCCTGGACCACCAAGCCGGAGGACCGCACAAAACTGTGGCAGGCCCGCCACGATGCCTATTGGTCCGTCAAGGCGCTGCGGCCCGGCGACAGCATCGGCGTGGTTGCGACCGACGTCTGCGTGCCGATCTCGCGGCTTGCGGATTGCGTCGGCGAGACCGAGGAAGATCTCAAGCGGCTCAATTTGTTGTCGCCGATCGTCGGCCATGTCGGCGACGGAAATTTCCATTGCTCGCTGGTGTGCGACACCAACGATGCGGCGGAGATGGCGCGCGGTGAGGAGTTCATGCACCGCCTCGTCGAGCGCGCGCAGGCGATGGACGGAACCTGCACTGGCGAGCACGGCATCGGCCAGGGCAAGCAGAAATATCTCGAGGCCGAGCTTGGTCCTGAAGCGCTTGATGCGATGCGTGCGCTGAAAAAGGCACTCGATCCGGAAAACATCTTCAACCCCGGCAAGATCGTGCCGGAGGCGTAG
- a CDS encoding thioesterase family protein: MPETAASAPKAEPFRSSIMQIEPQWIDYNGHLNMAYYNVMFDRAIDQMWLQLGIGPTYMKERNGSTFTAECHVRYLREIHLGDPVQVSVWLLEADDKRLHTFQELRHATEGWLSATSENMSLHIDMGSRKVAAFPPDIRERIAAVVEAHSAMPRPEGIGRNVAMPSKR, from the coding sequence ATGCCGGAGACTGCCGCTTCAGCGCCCAAAGCCGAGCCGTTCCGCTCTTCGATCATGCAGATCGAGCCGCAATGGATCGACTATAACGGCCATCTCAACATGGCCTATTACAACGTGATGTTCGACCGGGCGATCGATCAGATGTGGCTGCAGCTCGGGATCGGCCCCACCTACATGAAGGAGCGCAACGGCTCGACCTTCACGGCCGAGTGCCATGTGCGGTATCTGCGCGAGATCCATCTCGGCGATCCCGTGCAGGTCTCGGTCTGGCTGCTGGAGGCCGACGACAAGCGGTTGCACACGTTCCAGGAGTTGCGGCATGCGACCGAAGGCTGGCTGTCGGCCACGTCCGAGAACATGTCGCTGCACATCGACATGGGCTCGCGCAAGGTGGCGGCGTTTCCGCCTGATATCCGCGAGCGCATTGCGGCCGTCGTCGAGGCTCACAGCGCCATGCCGCGGCCCGAGGGCATCGGCCGAAACGTGGCGATGCCCTCGAAGCGGTAA
- a CDS encoding DUF1328 domain-containing protein, protein MLGWVVTFLVIALIAGILGFGGIAGASIEIAKIIFFIAVVLFLVSAVVGLARGRRI, encoded by the coding sequence ATGCTTGGCTGGGTTGTGACGTTTCTCGTTATCGCACTGATCGCGGGTATCCTTGGCTTTGGCGGCATCGCCGGCGCTTCGATCGAAATCGCCAAGATCATCTTCTTCATCGCGGTCGTCCTGTTCCTGGTCTCGGCCGTGGTCGGCCTCGCCCGCGGCCGCAGGATCTAG
- a CDS encoding ATP-dependent helicase — MIRMTEPSKITGVPDHQPAAGGIAARARASVGPKYLSGLNPEQLEAVETLDGPVLVLAGAGTGKTRVLTTRIAHILSQGRARPAEILSVTFTNKAAREMKHRLGQMLGHAVEGMPWLGTFHSIGGRILRTHAELAQLKSNFTVLDTDDQVRLLKQLLQADNIDDKRWPARMLAGLIDGWKNRGLTPSQVPSGEAAVFANGKGGKLYASYQERLKILNAADFGDLLLEDIRIFREHPDILRQYQQRFKFILVDEYQDTNVAQYLWLRLLSQAPAATKPTPPVIPGQAEGLNYDVQLHVGESGDESNDQDSQVRNCAPEFDATHRPGMTEHVAVATAASHVKNICCVGDDDQSIYGWRGAEVDNILRFDHDFPGAKVIRLERNYRSTGHILAAASHLIAHNEGRLGKTLRTEDHDGEKVTVTGSWDSEEEARGIGEEIEQIQRKGEKLNEVAILVRASYQMREFEDRFVTLGLPYRVIGGPRFYERAEIRDALAYLRVINSPADDLAFERIVNVPKRGLGDATVQMLHDHARKRRIPLFEAARAVVETDELKPKARGSLRDVVAQFDRWRAQREVTAHTDLAQIVLDESGYTEMWQKDRSADAAGRLENLKELVRSMEEFENLQGFLEHISLVMDRDSGAEDDAVSLMTLHSAKGLEFDNVFLPGWEEGLFPSQRTLDEQGRAGLEEERRLGHVGLTRARRRAKIYFATNRRIHGTWSTTIPSRFLDELPAANVEITESKGGSAWGGTGGYGASRFDDMEAFGSTYSTPGWQRAQANRESNRNRGGGRNGGGGHGGFDEEASNFSSSSSSGPDFGSFSSRRRGPMTIEGELVAKSTGTTSEFSLSDRVFHQKFGYGRVTKIDGNKLTIAFDKAGEKKVVDSFVQRA; from the coding sequence ATGATTCGCATGACCGAGCCGAGCAAGATCACAGGCGTCCCCGACCACCAGCCCGCAGCCGGCGGCATCGCCGCGCGTGCGCGCGCCTCCGTAGGCCCGAAATATCTGTCCGGGCTCAATCCGGAGCAGCTCGAGGCTGTGGAGACGCTGGACGGCCCTGTTCTGGTGCTGGCCGGCGCCGGCACCGGCAAGACTCGCGTGCTGACCACGCGCATCGCCCACATCCTGAGCCAGGGCCGCGCCCGCCCCGCCGAGATCCTGTCGGTGACCTTCACCAACAAGGCCGCGCGCGAGATGAAGCACCGGCTTGGCCAGATGCTCGGCCACGCCGTGGAGGGCATGCCGTGGCTCGGCACCTTCCACTCCATCGGCGGCCGCATCCTGCGCACCCATGCGGAGCTGGCGCAGCTCAAGTCGAATTTTACCGTGCTCGACACCGATGACCAGGTGCGTCTGCTCAAGCAGCTGCTGCAGGCCGACAACATCGACGACAAACGCTGGCCGGCGCGCATGCTGGCCGGGTTGATCGACGGCTGGAAAAACCGCGGCCTCACGCCATCCCAAGTGCCGTCAGGCGAAGCCGCCGTCTTCGCCAACGGCAAAGGCGGCAAGCTCTATGCGAGCTATCAGGAGCGGCTGAAGATCTTGAACGCGGCCGACTTCGGCGATCTGCTGCTCGAAGACATCCGCATCTTCCGCGAGCACCCGGATATCCTGCGGCAATACCAGCAGCGCTTCAAATTCATCCTGGTCGACGAATATCAGGATACCAACGTCGCGCAGTATCTGTGGCTGCGGCTGCTGTCGCAGGCGCCGGCAGCGACAAAGCCAACGCCTCCCGTCATTCCGGGGCAGGCCGAAGGCCTGAACTACGACGTGCAATTGCACGTCGGAGAATCTGGAGATGAGTCCAACGATCAAGATTCTCAGGTGCGCAATTGCGCACCGGAGTTCGATGCTACGCATCGCCCTGGAATGACAGAGCATGTTGCAGTGGCGACTGCCGCTTCCCACGTCAAAAACATCTGCTGCGTCGGCGACGACGATCAGTCGATCTATGGCTGGCGCGGCGCCGAGGTCGACAACATCCTGCGCTTCGACCACGATTTCCCCGGCGCCAAGGTCATCCGCCTCGAACGCAACTACCGCTCCACCGGCCACATCCTGGCCGCCGCCTCGCACCTGATCGCGCACAACGAAGGCCGGCTCGGCAAGACGCTGCGCACCGAAGACCACGACGGCGAGAAGGTCACGGTCACCGGCTCGTGGGACTCGGAGGAGGAAGCTCGCGGCATCGGTGAGGAGATCGAGCAGATTCAGCGCAAGGGCGAGAAGCTCAACGAGGTCGCCATTCTCGTCCGCGCGTCCTATCAGATGCGCGAGTTCGAAGACCGTTTCGTCACGCTCGGCCTGCCCTATCGCGTCATCGGCGGCCCGCGCTTCTACGAGCGTGCCGAAATCCGCGATGCGCTGGCTTATTTGCGCGTCATCAACTCGCCGGCCGACGATCTCGCCTTCGAGCGCATCGTCAACGTGCCCAAGCGCGGGCTTGGCGATGCCACCGTGCAGATGCTGCACGACCACGCCCGCAAGCGCCGCATCCCGCTGTTCGAGGCGGCGCGGGCCGTGGTCGAGACCGACGAGCTGAAGCCGAAGGCGCGCGGATCGCTTCGCGACGTCGTCGCCCAATTCGACCGCTGGCGCGCCCAACGCGAGGTCACCGCGCACACGGATCTCGCCCAGATCGTGCTCGACGAGAGTGGCTACACCGAGATGTGGCAGAAGGACCGTTCGGCGGACGCCGCGGGCCGGCTGGAGAACCTCAAAGAGCTGGTGCGCTCGATGGAGGAGTTCGAGAACCTGCAGGGATTCCTCGAACACATCTCGCTGGTGATGGATCGCGACAGCGGCGCCGAGGACGACGCGGTGTCGCTGATGACGCTGCACTCGGCCAAGGGCCTCGAATTCGACAATGTGTTCCTGCCCGGCTGGGAGGAAGGCCTGTTCCCAAGCCAGCGCACGCTGGACGAACAGGGCCGCGCTGGTCTCGAAGAAGAGCGCCGGCTCGGCCATGTCGGCCTGACCCGCGCACGGCGCCGGGCAAAGATCTATTTTGCGACCAACCGCCGGATCCATGGCACCTGGTCGACCACGATCCCGTCGCGCTTCCTCGACGAATTGCCGGCGGCCAATGTCGAGATCACGGAATCCAAGGGCGGCTCGGCCTGGGGCGGCACCGGCGGCTACGGCGCCTCGCGCTTCGACGACATGGAAGCGTTCGGCTCGACTTATTCGACGCCGGGCTGGCAGCGCGCCCAGGCAAACCGAGAAAGCAATCGCAACCGTGGCGGCGGCCGCAATGGCGGCGGCGGGCACGGCGGCTTCGACGAAGAGGCCTCGAATTTCTCGTCCTCTTCGTCATCCGGCCCCGATTTCGGCAGCTTCTCCTCGCGCCGCCGCGGGCCAATGACGATCGAAGGCGAGCTGGTCGCCAAATCAACCGGCACGACGTCCGAATTCTCGCTCTCCGACCGCGTCTTCCACCAGAAATTCGGCTACGGCCGCGTCACCAAGATCGACGGCAACAAGCTCACCATCGCCTTCGACAAGGCCGGTGAGAAGAAGGTCGTGGATAGTTTTGTGCAGCGGGCGTGA
- a CDS encoding KGGVGR-motif variant AAA ATPase, which yields MITRFDDGLPRLCEFISEEFGAELLSRSAILRDAGGRLSIVLPERKAESELERLALKLSGALGAYARPDGAIVDSEYPGAQRLLDEAGRRPTTTVGSFSVKLLDRRIVGSDWLRPPAAARGKAPRIVFASLKGGVGRSTALCVAAAHLSRKGRRVLTIDFDLEAPGIGSMLLDVHELPEFGMLDYLVEAGLSNIDDEFITELTGDSFLGAAGARVSVIPAIGRRTLEHPENALAKIARAYLDVPQENDPPKTITDQLADLLARYDSLGAYDVVLIDGRSGLHETTASLVLGIGAEVLLFGLDQPQTYQGYRLLMGQLSQYRADASDDWRDRISFVHAKAADSVEARDDAASKFQALLNPLMLRPQVEGLPKERLTENDFDLDWQDTAEVPEEDLLEGQVLYVLEDTRYRQFDPVADRKMLDARSYSSTFSSLLDYIDSIAIEPSSDDAEDQQA from the coding sequence ATGATAACACGCTTCGATGACGGCCTTCCGCGACTTTGCGAATTCATCTCTGAGGAATTTGGAGCTGAGTTGTTGTCGCGTTCGGCGATACTGCGAGACGCAGGTGGGCGGCTCTCGATAGTTCTACCTGAGCGCAAAGCCGAATCAGAGCTCGAACGTTTGGCCTTGAAATTGAGCGGTGCGCTTGGTGCCTATGCGAGGCCGGACGGTGCGATCGTAGATTCCGAGTATCCTGGCGCTCAAAGGTTGTTGGACGAAGCAGGTCGGCGGCCGACTACAACGGTGGGTAGCTTTTCGGTTAAGCTGCTTGACCGGCGTATCGTTGGTTCTGACTGGTTGAGGCCTCCCGCGGCGGCACGGGGAAAAGCGCCTCGAATCGTATTTGCGAGCTTGAAGGGTGGAGTGGGTCGTTCGACTGCTCTCTGTGTGGCGGCAGCGCACTTATCGCGAAAGGGGCGCCGCGTTCTAACAATTGACTTCGACTTAGAGGCCCCCGGAATTGGCTCTATGCTCTTAGATGTGCATGAGCTGCCTGAATTCGGCATGCTGGACTATTTGGTGGAGGCAGGCCTGTCGAACATTGATGACGAGTTTATTACGGAGCTAACGGGGGACTCTTTTCTTGGCGCCGCTGGAGCAAGAGTTTCTGTAATTCCGGCGATCGGCCGCCGAACGCTTGAGCATCCGGAGAATGCGCTTGCTAAGATTGCAAGAGCATATTTGGATGTTCCGCAGGAGAATGATCCGCCAAAGACTATCACCGATCAACTCGCGGACTTATTGGCTCGATACGATTCTCTTGGTGCGTACGATGTCGTGTTGATAGATGGCCGCTCTGGCTTGCACGAGACGACTGCATCTTTGGTCCTTGGAATTGGAGCCGAGGTCCTGCTGTTTGGCCTGGATCAACCTCAAACCTACCAAGGCTATCGATTGTTGATGGGCCAGCTAAGTCAGTACCGAGCAGATGCCTCAGATGATTGGCGCGATCGAATTTCATTCGTACACGCCAAAGCCGCAGATTCCGTCGAGGCGAGGGACGATGCTGCATCGAAGTTTCAAGCTCTCTTGAATCCCTTAATGTTGCGTCCTCAGGTTGAAGGCCTGCCGAAGGAAAGGCTAACTGAGAATGATTTCGATCTGGACTGGCAAGACACCGCAGAGGTGCCCGAGGAAGATCTGCTTGAGGGGCAAGTGCTCTACGTACTTGAGGACACTCGCTATCGACAGTTTGATCCCGTTGCCGACAGAAAGATGCTGGATGCGCGTAGCTATTCCTCCACTTTTAGTTCTCTCCTAGACTACATCGATTCAATAGCGATCGAGCCAAGCTCTGACGACGCGGAAGATCAACAGGCATGA